In Neospora caninum Liverpool complete genome, chromosome II, the following are encoded in one genomic region:
- a CDS encoding tRNAbinding domain containing protein, related, protein MELLYDSTPAGLATALVGRYVKPCLLQRQPPVPLSLCFMGTEAKAYLKVNEVRNSDTSRPQSHPPSSHVPSIVKPRTAAQVSQWLSFCCENNFAIRGASLFQNLHSHLATRTFFCGEHLTIADFAVFVSCYAWMASASQKERILYCNLTRWMDYIQHLPGVMNSVDQLPLLNLLPPPQTVSAAPSDAGAASAQAAAKQQAGCGTKQSSKKSAEPQMSGECRSNDAPKKKGEKGAGGNDKKGSGRAKQSTAGSSSNGGAAAADSSRPVEDVTRLRMVVGQVKKVWRHPEADKLYCEEVDIGESGQVRMIASGLVPYMKPEELEGQKVVVLANMKPKNLRGFASHGMLICATSKDHSKCELMRPPPDTPIGEQLTFEGLQGEPDPVMNTKEGKYPFAAVQPHFYTDENRVGMYKTHRFMTKQGPVFCDSIVGGTIS, encoded by the exons ATGGAGCTCCTCTACGATTCGACGCCCGCTGGTCTCGCAACCGCCCTCGTGGGGCGCTATGTTAAGCCCTGCCTTCTCCAGCGCCAGCCGCCggtccccctctctctgtgcttcaTGGGCACTGAGGCGAAGGCGTACCTGAAAGTCAACGAAGTCCGTAATTCTGACACGAGTCGCCCGCAATCCcatcctccgtcttctcacGTTCCGTCGATCGTAAAACCGCGCACCGCG GCGCAGGTGTCGCAGTGGCTGTCTTTCTGCTGCGAGAACAACTTCGCGATTCGAGGCGCCTCGCTGTTCCAGAATCTGCACTCTCACCTGGCTACACGGACTTTCTTCTGTGGAGAGCATCTCACTATCGCAGatttcgccgtcttcgtttcctgctATGCCTGGATG GCCTCGGCTTCTCAGAAAGAACGCATCCTGTATTGCAACTTGACGCGCTGGATGGACTACATTCAACACCTTCCAG GGGTCATGAACTCTGTCGACCAGCTCCCACTTCTCaatcttctccctccgcctcAG ACGGTTAGCGCGGCGCCGAGCGACGCTGGTGCTGCCTCCGCGCAGGCGGCGGCAAAGCAGCAAGCGGGCTGTGGAACCAAGCAAAGCAGCAAGAAATCTGCAGAACCCCAAATGAGTGGCGAGTGTCGGTCAAATGATGCCCCtaagaagaaaggcgaaaaagggGCAGGTGGAAATGACAAGAAAGGCAGTGGTCGAGCAAAACAGAGCACCGCCGGTTCGTCTTCGAACGGTGGAGCCGCTGCGGCAGATTCCTCGCGCCCTGTGGAAGATGTGACACGTCTCCGAATGGTGGTGGGCCAGGTCAAGAAAGTCTGGAGGCACCCCGAGGCAGACAA ACTGTACTGCGAAGAAGTGGACATTGGGGAGTCAGGCCAGGTGCGGATGATCGCCTCAGGGCTGGTGCCCTACATGAAGCCGGAGGAGCTGGAAGGTCAGAAAGTGGTCGTTTTGGCTAACATGAAACCGAAGAATCTCAGGGGCTTCGCATCTCATGGGATGCTAATTTGCGCGACAAGCAAGGACCATTCCAAGTGTGAATTGATGCGACCACCACCCGACACACCT ATTGGGGAACAGCTTACCTTTGAAGGCCTTCAGGGTGAACCCGACCCCGTCATGAACACCAAGGAAGGGAAGTACCCTTTTGCTGCTGTTCAGCCG CATTTCTATACTGATGAAAATCGCGTCGGAATGTACAAG